The sequence below is a genomic window from Rhodanobacteraceae bacterium.
CGGACTTGAGCTGTTTCAGGTCGAAACCCTGGCGCACGCCGTCGACGTTCATGCAGTTGAGGACGATCTCGCCGGCGCCGCGCTGCTGCACTTCGACCACCCAGTCGAGCGTGCGGCGGGCCAGTTCGCGCGCCTTGTCGGGATCGCCGGTGTACTGGTTGACGCGGTATTCGCCTTCGAACTCGCGGCTGTCGATGCCGACCACGATGCACTGTGCGCCGAACTCGGCGGACAGCGCGTCGATCAGTTCCGGGTTCTCCAGCGCGGGCGAGTTCACCGAGATCTTGTCGGCACCGCCGAACAGCACGGCGCGCGCGTCGGCCACGCTGCGGATGCCGCCGGCGACGCAGAACGGGATGTCGATGGTGCGCGCCACCCGCTCCACCCAGCCGCGGTCCACGCTGCGGCCCTGCGGGCTCGCGGTGATGTCGTAGAACACCAGCTCGTCGGCGCCGGCATCGCGATAGCGCAAGGCCAGGTCGAGGATCTCGCCCATCACCACATGGTCGCGGAAGCGCACGCCCTTGACCACCTGGCCATCGCGCACGTCGAGGCAGGGAATGATCCGGCGCGCGATCATGCGAGCGCCTCGGCGAGGGTGAAACGCCCGTCGAGCAGCGCCTTGCCGATGACCACGCCGGCCGCGCCAATGCCGCGCAGCGCGGCCAGGTCTTCAAGGCCCTGGACACCGCCGGAAGCAAGGATCGACACCTCCGGCGCGAGCGCCTGCAGATGGCGATACAGATCGACATTCGGCCCGGCCAGCATGCCGTCGCGATCGATGTCGGTGACCAGGAAGTGCTGGAAGCCTTCGGCGGCATAGCCGGCCAGCAGTCCGTCCAGGGTGGACGTCTCCAGCGTGCGCCAGCCGGCCGTGGCCACGCGGAACACGCCGGTGTCGTCGGCGCGCGCATCCAGCGCCAGCGTCAGGCTGTCCGCGCCATAGCGCCAGCGCAGCGCACGCACCGTTTCCGGCTCGCGCACACACAGGCTGCCGATCACCACGCGCGAGACGCCGGCATCGACGAAGCGCTGGTAGTCGGCCTCATTGCGCACGCCGCCGCCGGCCTGCACGCGGATGCCGACATGCGTGGCGATTCGTTCGATGGCTGCCAGATTGGCGCTGTCGCCCGAGCGCGCGCCGTCCAGGTCGACCACGTGCAGCCACTGCGCGCCGGCATCGGCATAGGCCTGCGCCAGCGCGAGTGGGTCCTGGGCGTAGCGCTGCTCGCGGTCGTAGTCGCCTTTCTGCAGGCGCACCACCAGGCCGCCGCGCAGGTCGATGGCGGGGAAAATGATCATGCCGGCAGGTCCCCCGGACCGAGGTTGAGGAAGTTGCGCAGCAAGCGCGCGCCGACCGCCGCCGAGCGCTCGGGGTGGAACTGCGCGCCCATGAAGTTGCCGCACGCCACGATCGCCGAAAAGCGCTGGCCGTGCTCGCAGGCCATCAGCGTCAGCGCGCTCTCGGCCACCGCAAAACTGTGCACGAAATAGGCGTAATCGCTGCGGCCCAGGCCCGCGACCAGCGGGTGGTCGCGACACGGGATCAGCGCATTCCAACCCATGTGCGGGATGCGCACCCCGGGCGATTCGGGCAGGCGGCGGATGTCACCGGGGAGGATGGAGAGGCATTCCACAGCGCCCGACGCGTCCCCGCCCTCCTCCGACCCCTCGAACAGCAACTGCATCCCGAGGCAGATCCCCAGCACCGGCTGGGTCAGCGTGGGCAGGCGCTCGGCGAGGCCCAGCGCGTGCAGCTCGCGCATCGCCGCGGCGGCCGAGCCCACGCCCGGCAGCAGCACGCGCGGCGCGGCGCGGATCACGTCCCAGTCGCGGCTGACGCTGACGCTGGCCTGCGCGCGTTCCAGCGCGGCGACCACCGATCCGATGTTGGCCACGCCCGAGTCGACCACCACGACTGTGCTCACAGCACGCCCTTGGTGCTCGGCAGCACGTCGCCTTCGCGGCGGAAGGCCTGGCGGAAAGTGCGCGCGACCGCCTTGAAGCAGGCCTCGACCATGTGGTGCGCGTTGTCGCCCTGGACCGTCAGGTGCAGGTTGGCGCCGAGGGTGTCGCAAAGAGAGCGGAAGAAGTGCGGCACCAGCTCGGTCGGCAGCTCGCCGACGCGCTCGCGCGGGAAGCGACCGTCGAACTCCAGCCAGGCGCGGCCGGAGAGATCGAGCGCGGCGCTGGCGAGCGTTTCGTCCATCGGCAGCGTGAAGCCGTAGCGGCCGATCCCGCGCTTGTCGCCGAGCGCCTGGCGCAGCGCCTGGCCCAGCGCCAGCGCCGAGTCCTCCACCGTGTGGTGCTCGTCGATGTGCAGGTCGCCGGCGCACTTGAGCCTGAGGCCGAAGCCGCCATGCTTGCCGAGTTGCTCCAGCATGTGGTCGAAGAAACCCAGGCCCGTGCTGATCTCCGGCGCGGCCTCCGCGTCCAGGTCCACACTGACCTCGATGCGGGTCTCCTTGGTATTGCGCTGCACCGTCGCCGTGCGCGGCGCATCCAGCAACTGGCGCGCGATCTGCGGCCAGGAGAGGCCGGTCGGCCCGCAGCGGATACCCGCCACGCCGAGGTTCTGCGCGAACTGGAGATCGGTGTCGCGATCGCCAATCACCGCGCTGCGCGAACGGTCCCAGGATGGGTCGGCGAGGTAGTCCAGCATCATCCCGACCTTGGGCTTGCGCGTGTCGCTCGCTTCATGCGCAAAGTGGCGGTCGATGCGGATCGCCGCGAAGCGGATGCCCTGCGATTCCAGGATGTGCAGCAGCAGGTTCTGCGGCGGCCAGAAGGTGTCCTCCGGAAAGCTCGCGGTGCCCAGCCCGTCCTGGTTGCTGACCATCACCAGCTCATAGCCGGCATCCGCCAGCCGTTTGAGCGGCACGATCATGTCCGGCAGCAGCCGGAACTTCTCGATCGAATCGATCTGCTCGTCGGCCGGCTCCTCGATCAGGGTGCCGTCGCGGTCAATGAAGAGAATCTTGCGCATGAGGGTCCGGGAAATTGGTTAAACGCGGAGACGCAGAGAACGCGGAGAAAGCAGAGAAGCAGAGAAAAGCAGAGTGAAATGGATGCGTGGATTCAGCATTCTGGCTCGGGGCAATGGCTGGGCGATCGTGGGTGTATGTTTCGCTCGAAACTTTTCGACGCCGTGGCGCAGCGGCAATTGGAAGTGTTTTTCTCCGCGCTCCCTCCGCGCCCTTTGCGTGTCCGCGTTGAACACATCGTCCTGCCATCTGCCATCCCGCCAATGACTTAACGATCTCCTCTGCGCCCTCCGCGTCTCCGCGTTGAACAAGGGCAGCGGCTCACGAGAGCCCCGACAGGAACCGGTCGTTTTCCGCGGGCGTGCCGACGCTGACGCGCAGGCAGCCGGCGAGGCCGAGGTAGTGGCTGACGTCGCGCACGATGACGCCGCGGTCGAGCAGTTGCTGCCAGATCGCGTGGGCATCGTCCACGCGGAAGACCAGGAAGTTGGCGGCGCTGGGCCACACGTCGCGGATGGCCGGATGCGCCGCGAGCGCCTCGGCCAGCCGCTCACGCTCGGCCTTGGCCTGCGCCAGGTGGGCCGCGCGCGCCGCACGGGCGGCGTCGGTGAATGCAGACATCGCCGCAGCGACGCAGGGCGTGGGCAGCGGATACGGCGCCATGATCCGGCGGATCAGGCCGATGATTTCGGGCGATGCAATCAGCGCCCCGAGGCGCGCGCCGGCCAGCCCGTAGGCCTTCGACAGCGTGCGCAGCACGGCGAGGTTCGGGTGTGCATCCAGCAGCGTGGTCGCCGATGCGCGGCCGGCGAATTCGACGTAAGCCTCGTCGACCACCACCAGCGCGCGGTCCTGCAGTGCCAGCGCCAGGTCTCGCACCTTCGCCAGCGGCACATCGCCGCCGGTCGGATTGTTCGGCGCGCAGACGAACACCAGCTTGACCGGCTGCTCCAACTCCGTCTGCAGGATGGCGTCCACATCGAGCGCGAAATCGCGGGCCGGATCGAGCGGCACCGTCACGACACCCGCACCCTGCACGCCCGCCGCGACCGCATACATGCCGAAGGTCGGCGGCGAAATCAGCACGGCGTCCTCGCCGGCACGGCAGAAGGCGCGCACCAGCAGGTCGATCGCCTCATCGCTGCCGCGGCCGACGAAGAGCTGCGAAGGGCTCACGCCATAGTCGTCGGCCAGCGCCGCGAGCAGCGCCGCGGGCTGCGGATCCGGATAGCGGTTCAGGCCGAGTGCGTCTTGCTCAAAGGGCGCATACGGCGACTCGTTGGCATTCAGCATCACCGCCGCCCTGCCCGCCTCCATCCGCGCCGAGCTGTAGGGTTTGAGCGACAGCAGCTCCGGCCGCGCCAGTGCGAGCACGCTCACGGCCGGCCCTCGCTGGCGATCGCGCGCAGACGGAGTTGCACCGCCAGCGCGTGCGCGGAGAGGCCCTCGGCGTTGGCCAGCGTGATCGCGGCCGGGCCGATGCCCTTCAGGCCATCGGCGCTGGCTTCCTGCACCGTCACCAGCTTCTGGAAGGACTGCACCGACAATCCGCTCCAGGTGCGCGCATGGCCGTAGGTGGGCAGCACGTGGTTGGTGCCGCTGGTGTAGTCGCCCAGCGACTCGGGCGTATAGCGGCCGAGGAAGATCGAGCCCGCATTCTCCACCGACAGCATCAGTCGGCGCGGATCGGCCACATTGAGGATCAGATGCTCCGGCGCGTAGGCATTCGACACCTCGACCGCCTGCACCAGGTCGTCGACCAGGATCGCGCGGCTGTGCGCCAGCGCCAGGTCCGCATGGCCGGCGCGCGACAGCGTGGCAAGCAGTTCCTGCAGCGCCTCATCGACCGCTTCGACCAGTTCCATGCTCGGCGTGACCAGCAGCGCCTGCGAATCGTGTCCATGCTCGGCCTGCGACAGCAGGTCGGCGGCGACGAACTCGGCATCGGCGATGGCGTCCGCCACCACCAGCACCTCCGACGGCCCGGCCGGCATGTCGATCGCCGGGCCGCCTGGCAGTTGCGACACGCGCAGCTTGGCGGCCGTGACATAGGCGTTGCCGGGACCGTAGAGCTTGTCGCAGCGCGGCACGCTGGCCGTACCGAAGGCCATCGCCGCGATCGCCTGCACGCCGCCGAGCTTGTAGACCGTGTCCACGCCGCAGGCACGCGCCGCGTACAGCACCGCCGGGTCGGCACTGCCGTCCGCGCGCGGCGGGGTGCACAGCACGATCTGGCGGCAGCCCGCCAGCTTGGCCGGCACGCACAGCATCAGCGCGGTCGACGGCAGCGGCGCGCTGCCTGCCGGCACGTAAAGGCCCACGCGCACCACCGGCAGCGGCAGGCGTTCGCACATCACGCCGGGCGCGGTCGAGAGCGCGATCGGCTGCGGCCGCGTCTCGCGGTGGAAGCGCTCGATCCGCCGGCGCGAATCGTCGATCGCCCGCTTCAGCTCCTCGCTGAGCGCGGCCTCGGCCGCGGCGAATTCTGCCGGCGTAACGCCAAACGCCGCCAGTTCGCAGCCGTCATAGCGGCGCGTCAGGGCGCGCAGCGCACTGTCGCCATCGGCGCGCACCTGGTCGATGATGCGTTCGACGCTGGCGAGCAAATCGGCGCTGGCGCTGCTGGCCGGGCGCGCCAGTGCAGCCTCGCGCTCCGCCGCCGAGGCCCTGGCCCACTCGATGCGGGCAAGCTTGCGGAATCCGGTCTGGCTCATGACAGCATCTTCTCCACCGGCAACACGAGTAGTTGCGTCGCCCCCGCCCGTTTGAGTTCTTCCAGGTGCGCCCAGCCGATCGCCTCGTGGCAGACCACCTGGACCGACAGCCGCCCGGCCGGCGTATCCAGCCGCGACACCGTGGCCGGGTCGCCCTTCGGCAGGGCCGCCAGCACCGCCGCCAACTTCGGGGCATCGGTCTGCAGCAGCACCAGCTTGGACTCGCGCACGCGGATCACGCCGTCGATGCGGCGCAGCAGCAGTTCGCGCAGTTCGGCGCGCTCATCGGCGTAGTCCTGGCGCGAAGCAATCAGCACCGCCTCGCTTTCCAGGATCGACGCCACCTCGCGCAACTGGTTGGCCACCAGGGTACCGCCGGACTGCACCAGATCGCAGATCAGGTCCGC
It includes:
- the hisF gene encoding imidazole glycerol phosphate synthase subunit HisF; translation: MIARRIIPCLDVRDGQVVKGVRFRDHVVMGEILDLALRYRDAGADELVFYDITASPQGRSVDRGWVERVARTIDIPFCVAGGIRSVADARAVLFGGADKISVNSPALENPELIDALSAEFGAQCIVVGIDSREFEGEYRVNQYTGDPDKARELARRTLDWVVEVQQRGAGEIVLNCMNVDGVRQGFDLKQLKSVRALCKVPLIASGGAGAVEHFADVFEQADVDGALAASVFHSGAIAIPDLKRALIERGIEIRP
- the hisH gene encoding imidazole glycerol phosphate synthase subunit HisH, whose amino-acid sequence is MSTVVVVDSGVANIGSVVAALERAQASVSVSRDWDVIRAAPRVLLPGVGSAAAAMRELHALGLAERLPTLTQPVLGICLGMQLLFEGSEEGGDASGAVECLSILPGDIRRLPESPGVRIPHMGWNALIPCRDHPLVAGLGRSDYAYFVHSFAVAESALTLMACEHGQRFSAIVACGNFMGAQFHPERSAAVGARLLRNFLNLGPGDLPA
- the hisB gene encoding bifunctional histidinol-phosphatase/imidazoleglycerol-phosphate dehydratase HisB, which produces MRKILFIDRDGTLIEEPADEQIDSIEKFRLLPDMIVPLKRLADAGYELVMVSNQDGLGTASFPEDTFWPPQNLLLHILESQGIRFAAIRIDRHFAHEASDTRKPKVGMMLDYLADPSWDRSRSAVIGDRDTDLQFAQNLGVAGIRCGPTGLSWPQIARQLLDAPRTATVQRNTKETRIEVSVDLDAEAAPEISTGLGFFDHMLEQLGKHGGFGLRLKCAGDLHIDEHHTVEDSALALGQALRQALGDKRGIGRYGFTLPMDETLASAALDLSGRAWLEFDGRFPRERVGELPTELVPHFFRSLCDTLGANLHLTVQGDNAHHMVEACFKAVARTFRQAFRREGDVLPSTKGVL
- the hisA gene encoding 1-(5-phosphoribosyl)-5-[(5-phosphoribosylamino)methylideneamino]imidazole-4-carboxamide isomerase, coding for MIIFPAIDLRGGLVVRLQKGDYDREQRYAQDPLALAQAYADAGAQWLHVVDLDGARSGDSANLAAIERIATHVGIRVQAGGGVRNEADYQRFVDAGVSRVVIGSLCVREPETVRALRWRYGADSLTLALDARADDTGVFRVATAGWRTLETSTLDGLLAGYAAEGFQHFLVTDIDRDGMLAGPNVDLYRHLQALAPEVSILASGGVQGLEDLAALRGIGAAGVVIGKALLDGRFTLAEALA
- the hisC gene encoding histidinol-phosphate transaminase, with product MSVLALARPELLSLKPYSSARMEAGRAAVMLNANESPYAPFEQDALGLNRYPDPQPAALLAALADDYGVSPSQLFVGRGSDEAIDLLVRAFCRAGEDAVLISPPTFGMYAVAAGVQGAGVVTVPLDPARDFALDVDAILQTELEQPVKLVFVCAPNNPTGGDVPLAKVRDLALALQDRALVVVDEAYVEFAGRASATTLLDAHPNLAVLRTLSKAYGLAGARLGALIASPEIIGLIRRIMAPYPLPTPCVAAAMSAFTDAARAARAAHLAQAKAERERLAEALAAHPAIRDVWPSAANFLVFRVDDAHAIWQQLLDRGVIVRDVSHYLGLAGCLRVSVGTPAENDRFLSGLS
- the hisD gene encoding histidinol dehydrogenase, yielding MSQTGFRKLARIEWARASAAEREAALARPASSASADLLASVERIIDQVRADGDSALRALTRRYDGCELAAFGVTPAEFAAAEAALSEELKRAIDDSRRRIERFHRETRPQPIALSTAPGVMCERLPLPVVRVGLYVPAGSAPLPSTALMLCVPAKLAGCRQIVLCTPPRADGSADPAVLYAARACGVDTVYKLGGVQAIAAMAFGTASVPRCDKLYGPGNAYVTAAKLRVSQLPGGPAIDMPAGPSEVLVVADAIADAEFVAADLLSQAEHGHDSQALLVTPSMELVEAVDEALQELLATLSRAGHADLALAHSRAILVDDLVQAVEVSNAYAPEHLILNVADPRRLMLSVENAGSIFLGRYTPESLGDYTSGTNHVLPTYGHARTWSGLSVQSFQKLVTVQEASADGLKGIGPAAITLANAEGLSAHALAVQLRLRAIASEGRP